One Manihot esculenta cultivar AM560-2 chromosome 18, M.esculenta_v8, whole genome shotgun sequence genomic window carries:
- the LOC110607144 gene encoding enoyl-CoA hydratase 2, peroxisomal: protein MAERSQFDHDRVLAHKFPESTYVYTERDAAIYALGVGACGRDAVDADELKYVYHENGQHFIQVLPTFAALFSLGSMTNGIDLPGLQYDPRLLLHGQQYIEVYRPFPSSATIHNKVTLAGLHDKGKAAIVEIETKSYEKESGELLCMNRSTVYLRGAGGFSNSTPPYSYSNYPKNQVAAAKIPKTQPFAVFEDFIQPSQALLYGLSGDYNPLHSDPMIAKVAGFSRPILHGLCTLGFAVRAIIKCICRGDASIIKNISGRFLLHVYPGETLITEMWLDGLRVVYQAKVKERNRAVLSGYVDLRHLTSSL, encoded by the exons ATGGCAGAACGTTCACAGTTCGATCATGATCGTGTTCTTGCTCATAAATTCCCTGAG TCAACGTACGTTTATACCGAAAG AGATGCAGCAATTTATGCTTTGGGAGTTGGAGCTTGTGGTCGCGATGCCGTTGATGCTGACGAACTCAAATATGTGTATCATGAAAATGGCCAGCACTTTATTCag GTCCTGCCAACGTTTGCTGCTCTATTTTCACTTGGATCAATGACAAATGGTATAGATTTGCCTGGCTTGCA GTATGATCCACGTCTTTTGCTGCATGGACAGCAATATATAGAAGTTTACAGACCATTTCCATCAAGTGCAACT ATACATAATAAAGTTACCCTCGCTGGATTGCATGACAAAG GTAAGGCAGCTATTGTTGAGATTGAAACAAAAAGTTATGAGAAAGAGTCTGGTGAATTATTATGCATGAACAG ATCAACTGTTTATCTTCGAGGTGCTGGCGGCTTCTCAAACTCAACTCCTCCATATTCTTACTCCAATTATCCAAAGAACCAGGTTGCAGCTGCTAAAATTCCAAAAACTCAACCTTTTGCAgtatttgaagattttattcaacCATCTCAG GCATTGTTATACGGGCTATCTGGTGATTATAATCCTCTGCATTCAGATCCTATGATTGCTAAAGTTGCAGG ATTCTCCCGACCAATATTGCATGGGCTATGCACACTAGGATTTGCAGTTAGGGCCATCATCAAATGCATTTGTAGAGGAGATGCAAGCATTATCAAGAACATATCTGGGCGATTCCTCTTACATGTGTACCCTGGTGAAACCTTGATTACTGAAATGTGGCTTGATGGTTTGAG GGTTGTATATCAGGCAAAGGTAAAAGAAAGAAACCGGGCAGTTTTATCAGGCTATGTGGACCTCCGTCATTTAACATCATCGCTGTAA
- the LOC110606787 gene encoding L-ascorbate oxidase homolog, translating into MPLSLAGTRAVCILLCLAVASLFAIVGAEDPYRFFNWNVTYGDIYPLGVRQRGILINGQFPGPDIHSVTNDNLIINVFNSLDDPFLLSWNGIQQRRNSYEDGVYGTTCPIPPGKNFTYILQVKDQIGSFYYFPSFAFHKAAGGFGGIRILSRPRIPVPFSDPDGDYTILIGDWYKSNHTDLKAQLDGGNKLPFPDGILINGRGPNGYALTVEQGKTYRLRISNVGLQHSLNFRIQNHKMKLVEVEGTHTLQNTYSSLDVHVGQSYSVLVTADQPGQDYYIVVSSRFTTPILTTTGVLHYSNSAGPVSGPPPGGPTIQIDWSLNQARSIRTNLTASGPRPNPQGSYHYGMINTTRTIRFANSAGQVNGKQRYAVNSVSFIPADTPLKLADYFKIQGVFRENSIPDKPYGGGIYLDTSVLTLNYREYMEIVFENNEDIVQSWHLDGYSFFVVGMDGGQWTSDSRNQYNLRDAVARCTTQVYPKSWTAIYVPLDNVGMWNLRSEFWARQYLGQQLYVRVYTTSTSLRDEYPIPKNALLCGKASGRRTRPL; encoded by the exons atgccGCTAAGCTTAGCGGGAACTAGAGCTGTTTGCATCTTGTTATGTTTAGCTGTCGCCTCTCTCTTTGCCATTGTTGGAGCTGAAGATCCATACAGATTCTTCAATTGGAATGTCACTTATGGAGACATATACCCACTCGGCGTTCGTCAACGA GGTATACTAATCAATGGACAATTTCCAGGCCCTGATATTCACTCAGTTACAAATGACAATCTTATCATCAATGTGTTCAACAGCTTGGATGATCCTTTCCTTCTCTCCTG GAATGGAATTCAACAAAGGAGAAACTCATACGAGGATGGAGTTTATGGAACCACATGCCCAATTCCTCCAGGAAAGAACTTCACATACATTCTCCAAGTCAAGGACCAAATAGGGAGTTTCTATTATTTCCCTTCTTTTGCATTTCACAAGGCTGCTGGTGGTTTTGGAGGAATCAGAATCCTCAGTCGCCCACGCATTCCCGTCCCCTTCTCAGATCCTGACGGCGATTACACCATTCTTATTGGAGATTGGTACAAGTCTAATCACACG GATTTGAAGGCTCAATTAGATGGTGGTAACAAGCTACCATTCCCTGATGGAATTCTCATCAATGGTCGCGGGCCCAATGGTTATGCGCTTACTGTTGAACAAG GAAAAACTTACAGGCTCAGAATATCAAATGTTGGGTTGCAACATTCACTAAACTTTCGCATTCAGAATCATAAAATGAAGTTGGTAGAAGTGGAGGGCACACACACTCTCCAGAATACCTACTCTTCACTCGACGTTCATGTTGGCCAATCTTACTCTGTTCTAGTAACAGCTGACCAGCCTGGCCAAGACTATTATATTGTGGTTTCTTCTCGGTTCACGACTCCCATCCTCACCACCACTGGTGTTCTTCACTACAGTAACTCTGCTGGTCCTGTCTCTGGCCCACCCCCTGGTGGACCCACCATTCAGATTGACTGGTCTCTCAACCAGGCTCGCTCCATTAG GACCAATCTTACTGCAAGTGGACCAAGACCAAATCCACAAGGCTCATACCACTATGGTATGATCAACACAACCAGAACTATCAGATTTGCAAATTCTGCTGGCCAAGTCAATGGCAAACAGAGATATGCAGTGAATAGCGTGTCCTTTATTCCAGCAGATACCCCACTAAAACTTGCAGACTACTTCAAAATTCAGGGAGTTTTCCGTGAGAACAGCATACCAGACAAACCTTATGGAGGAGGAATTTACCTTGACACATCTGTTTTGACTCTTAATTATAGAGAATATATGGAAATTGTGTTCGAGAACAATGAAGACATTGTCCAGAGCTGGCATCTTGATGGTTATAGTTTCTTTGTTGTTGG TATGGATGGTGGACAATGGACATCAGATAGCAGGAACCAATACAATCTTCGGGATGCAGTTGCACGATGCACCACTCAG GTATATCCCAAATCATGGACTGCCATTTACGTGCCACTTGACAACGTAGGAATGTGGAACTTAAGGTCAGAGTTTTGGGCTCGCCAATACCTAGGCCAGCAACTGTATGTGCGAGTTTACACAACATCAACTTCACTTAGAGATGAATATCCCATCCCAAAGAATGCACTTCTCTGTGGTAAAGCAAGTGGTCGGAGGACTCGACCTCTTTAA
- the LOC110606585 gene encoding lysine histidine transporter-like 8, producing MGEELTVAVNLPKEEFPAISAPPSQLHCLSITRSSLLDIAPKSPLISSRLMTPIASPMKKAITSVQCYLEEVGHFTRLDPQEAWLPITESRSGNAYYSAFHTLSSGIGVQALVLPLAFTALGWTWGLACLSLIFMWQLYTLWLLIQLHECESGMRYSRYLRLSMAAFGEKVGKLLALFPIMYLSGGTCVTLIMIGGGTMKIIFQIFCGDTCNVKPLTTIEWYLLFTCSAIILAQLPNLNSIAGVSLIGAITAVSYCTLIWVVSLVQGRPVNVSYDTPQSKSDLASFGTILNALGIIAFAFRGHNLVLEIQGTMPSDSKQPSRLPMWRGVKFAYLIIAMCLFPLSICGYWAYGNLIPGNGGILTALYKYHEHGTPNSLLGTTSLLVVLNCLSSFQIYAMPVFDNLEIRYTSKMNRPCPRWLRSGLRVLFGCLAFFIAVAFPFLPSLAGLIGGMALPVTLAYPCFMWTIIKKPQKYGAIWCLNSILGVLGMILSLLVVTGAIWTIVTMGIEIHFFKPQ from the exons ATGGGAGAGGAACTGACAGTGGCAGTTAACTTGCCCAAGGAAGAGTTTCCAGCAATCTCTGCTCCTCCATCTCAACTCCATTGCCTTTCAATCACAAGGTCATCGCTATTAGATATAGCTCCCAAAAGCCCATTAATTAGTTCACGTCTAATGACACCAATAGCCAGCCCTATGAAGAAGGCAATTACTAGCGTGCAATGTTACTTGGAAGAAGTTGGTCATTTCACCAGGCTTGATCCACAAGAAGCGTGGCTTCCTATTACCGAGTCTAGAAGCGGTAACGCTTACTACTCAGCATTTCACACTTTGAGCTCAGGAATCGGAGTGCAAGCCCTTGTTCTTCCGCTAGCTTTCACCGCCCTCGGCTG GACTTGGGGACTTGCATGTTTATCTCTAATTTTTATGTGGCAGCTATACACTTTATGGCTGCTGATTCAGCTACATGAATGCGAATCTGGGATGCGCTATAGCAGATACCTAAGACTATCAATGGCAGCTTTTG GTGAGAAGGTAGGGAAACTGCTGGCCCTCTTTCCAATTATGTATCTATCAGGAGGAACGTGTGTGACCTTGATTATGATCGGAGGTGGaacaatgaaaataattttccaAATCTTCTGTGGAGACACATGTAACGTGAAGCCATTGACAACAATTGAGTggtacttgttatttacttgctCGGCCATCATCCTAGCTCAGCTTCCCAACTTGAATTCCATAGCTGGAGTTTCGCTAATCGGCGCAATCACAGCTGTTAGCTACTGTACCCTTATATGGGTGGTATCCCTTGTTCAAGGTAGGCCTGTTAACGTCTCCTATGATACTCCACAGTCAAAATCTGATCTGGCTAGTTTTGGTACTATCCTCAATGCACTTGGGATAATCGCCTTTGCTTTCAGAGGTCACAATCTCGTGCTTGAAATTCAG GGAACTATGCCTTCAGATTCAAAGCAACCATCTCGTCTACCTATGTGGAGAGGAGTAAAATTCGCATATTTAATTATCGCAATGTGTTTGTTTCCCCTTTCAATATGTGGCTATTGGGCTTATGGAAACTTG ATACCAGGAAATGGAGGGATCTTAACTGCTTTATACAAATACCATGAACATGGCACACCCAATTCGCTACTAGGAACAACAAGCTTACTCGTTGTACTTAACTGCCTCAGCTCATTTCAGATATATGCAATGCCAGTTTTTGATAATTTGGAGATTAGATACACTAGCAAAATGAATAGGCCCTGCCCAAGGTGGCTACGTTCTGGGCTTAGGGTGTTGTTTGGATGCTTGGCGTTCTTTATAGCTGTGGCATTTCCATTCTTGCCTAGCTTGGCAGGATTGATTGGAGGAATGGCACTACCTGTTACATTAGCATATCCATGTTTCATGTGGACAATAATTAAGAAACCTCAGAAATATGGTGCAATATGGTGCCTGAATTCCATACTAGGGGTATTGGGAATGATACTCAGCCTTCTGGTGGTCACTGGAGCAATATGGACCATTGTGACTATGGGAATAGAGATTCACTTCTTCAAGCCGCAGTAA
- the LOC110606586 gene encoding alcohol dehydrogenase-like 7 isoform X2, whose product MASQKLPTAGNPIRCKAAVSRKPGEPLVLEEILVAPPCCHEVRIRIICTSLCQSDVTFWKLKDFPGVFPRILGHEAIGVVESVGEDVDEVKEGDMVIPIFMSDCGDCADCRSKKSNLCSKLPFKVSPWMPRHETSRFTDLNGEVIYHFLSVSSFSQYTVVDIAHLTKIDPSIPPNRACLLSCGVSTGVGAAWRTANVEAGSTVAIFGLGSIGLAVAEGARLCGATRIIGVDMNPNKFEIGKTFGVTDFVRAGDPGSKSVSQKQMIIQGYCLRKTKKWVFGA is encoded by the exons ATGGCCAGCCAGAAACTACCTACTGCCGGAAATCCGATTCGATGCAAAG CGGCGGTTTCTCGTAAGCCGGGAGAGCCACTGGTCTTGGAGGAGATATTGGTTGCTCCGCCATGTTGTCATGAAGTTCGAATTCGGATTATTTGCACGTCTCTCTGTCAAAGCGATGTTACATTCTGGAAACTGAAG GATTTTCCTGGTGTTTTCCCGAGAATTCTGGGCCACGAGGCTATAGG GGTTGTGGAGAGTGTAGGAGAGGATGTAGATGAGGTCAAGGAGGGCGATATGGTCATTCCCATATTCATGTCAGATTGTGGAGATTGTGCAGATTGCAGATCAAAGAAGAGCAACCTTTGTTCAAAACTGCCCTTCAAGGTTTCTCCTTGGATGCCAAGACATGAGACTAGTAGATTCACAGACCTAAATGGAGAGGTTATATACCATTTCCTCTCTGTGTCTAGCTTTAGTCAGTATACTGTGGTAGACATTGCTCATCTTACAAAGATCGATCCTTCAATCCCACCAAACAGAGCATGCCTCCTGAGCTGCGGAGTATCAACTG GTGTTGGTGCTGCATGGAGAACTGCTAATGTGGAGGCAGGATCAACTGTTGCCATATTTGGGCTGGGATCAATTGGTTTAGCC GTTGCAGAGGGTGCAAGATTATGCGGTGCTACTAGAATTATAGGTGTTGATATGAACCCCAACAAGTTTGAAATTG GGAAAACATTTGGAGTCACAGACTTCGTCAGAGCTGGAGATCCTGGCAGCAAATCTGTGAGCCAG AAACAGATGATAATTCAAGGTTATTGTTTAAGGAAAACTAAGAAGTGGGTATTTGGTGCGTAa
- the LOC110606587 gene encoding uncharacterized protein LOC110606587, with translation MITRSNLAEQLREYQIRSKHDWASVSFFSSTSNLTSSRMDVLVFMIWELIILAFLVFSAVSLYFRRMRLAFILVCVTMLLLLCMKITKQVRLARKKKRRMLLPLSM, from the exons ATGATAACGCGATCGAATCTGGCAGAGCAGTTGAGAGAGTATCAGATTCGATCCAAGCATGACTGGGCCTCTgtttccttcttctcttctaCTTCTAATCTAACTTCATCAAG GATGGATGTTCTGGTATTTATGATATGGGAACTCATTATTCTAGCTTTCCTTGTTTTTTCAGCAGTTTCTCTATATTTTAGGCGTATGCGACTTGCTTTTATCTTAGTCTGTGTTACAATGCTGTTGCTCTTATGCATGAAAATCACAAAACAAGTAAGATTGGCGAGGAAAAAGAAACGAAGGATGCTTCTACCGTTATCCATGTAA
- the LOC110606662 gene encoding T-complex protein 1 subunit beta, with protein MAVEKILKDEASEEKGERARMASFVGATAIADLVKTTLGPKGMDKILQSTGRGREVTVTNDGATILKSLHIDNPAAKVLVDISKVQDDEVGDGTTSVVVLAGELLREAEKLVAAKIHPMTIIAGYRMAADCARNALLRKVVDNKENEEKFKLDLMKIAMTTLSSKILSQDKEHFAKLAVDAVLRLKGSTNLESIQIIKKPGGSLKDSFLDEGFILDKKIGVGQPKRIEDAKILVANTAMDTDKVKIYGARVRVDSMSRVADIEAAEKQKMREKVDKIIAHGINCFVNRQLIYNFPEELFANAGILAIEHADFDGIERLALVTGGEIASTFDNPESVKLGHCKLIEEIMIGEDKLIHFSGVAMGQACTIVLRGASHHVLDEAERSLHDALCVLSQTVNDSRVLLGGGWPEMVMAKDVDELARATPGKKSHAIEAFSRALVAIPTIIADNAGLDSAELIAQLRAEHQKEGCTAGIDVITGSVGDMAELGISEAFKVKQAILLSATEAAEMILRVDEIITCAPRGEKTECENEVDVLAGGLVL; from the exons ATGGCG GTTGAGAAAATTCTTAAAGATGAAGCTagtgaagaaaaaggagagcGGGCCAGAATG GCATCATTTGTTGGTGCAACGGCAATTGCTGACTTGGTTAAGACAACATTAGGACCAAAGGGGATG GATAAAATTTTGCAGTCAACAGGCAGAGGACGAGAAGTCACTGTTACAAATGATGGGGCCACCATCTTAAAGTCCCTTCATATTGATAACCCAGCTGCTAAAGTTCTAGTTG ATATTTCAAAAGTCCAAGATGATGAAGTTGGTGATGGAACAACTTCTGTTGTTGTTTTGGCTGGGGAGCTTTTGAGGGAGGCAGAAAAGCTGGTGGCTGCAAAGATTCACCCGATGACAATAATTGCAG GTTATCGAATGGCAGCAGATTGTGCCCGCAATGCTTTGTTGCGAAAGGTTGTGGACAATAAAGAGAATGAAG AGAAGTTCAAGTTGGACTTAATGAAGATTGCAATGACCACTTTGAGTTCCAAAATTCTATCACAGGATAAGGAACATTTTGCAAAACTAGCTGTGGATGCTGTTTTGAGGCTGAAG GGTAGCACAAACCTAGAGTCTATTCAAATTATCAAGAAGCCTGGGGGATCACTGAAGGATTCTTTCTTGGATGAAGG ATTTATTCTTGACAAGAAAATAGGTGTTGGACAACCAAAGCGCATAGAGGATGCAAAAATTTTGGTGGCAAATACTGCAATGGACACAGATAAAGTAAAGATCTATGGGGCACGTGTTCGTGTTGATTCAATGTCTAGGGTTGCTGATATTGAAGCAGCTGAGAagcaaaagatgagagaaaaggtGGATAAGATAATAGCTCATGGGATTAACTGCTTCGTAAACAGGCAATTGATTTACAATTTTCCAGAGGAACTTTTTGCTAATGCTGGAATACTTGCAATTGAGCATGCTGATTTTGATGGGATTGAACGGCTGGCTTTAGTAACTGGTGGTGAGATTGCATCAACATTTGATAATCCTGAGTCGGTTAAGCTTGGGCACtgcaagcttattgaggaaatCATGATTGGTGAGGACAAGTTGATCCACTTTTCTGGTGTTGCAATGGGTCAGGCATGTACTATTGTACTGAGAGGTGCAAG TCATCATGTGCTTGATGAGGCAGAAAGATCTCTGCATGATGCCTTGTGTGTGCTGTCTCAGACTGTCAATGACAGTAGGGTTTTACTTGGTGGCGGATGGCCTGAGATGGTGATGGCAAAGGATGTGGATGAGCTGGCCCGAGCAACGCCGGGGAAAAAGTCCCATGCTATTGAAGCATTCTCAAGGGCACTTGTTGCAATTCCTACCATCATTGCTGACAATGCTGGTTTAGACAGTGCTGAATTGATAGCACAGCTCCGAGCAGAACACCAGAAGGAGGGTTGCACCGCAGGGATTGATGTCATCACTGGATCT GTTGGAGATATGGCTGAGCTTGGGATTTCTGAAGCTTTCAAAGTTAAGCAGGCTATACTACTCTCTGCAACTGAGGCTGCTGAAATGATACTTAGAGTGGACGAAATCATTACTTGTGCCCCGAGAGGAGAGAAGACAGAATGTGAAAACGAGGTGGACGTTTTAGCGGGAGGACTTGTATTGTAA
- the LOC110606586 gene encoding alcohol dehydrogenase-like 7 isoform X1 has protein sequence MASQKLPTAGNPIRCKAAVSRKPGEPLVLEEILVAPPCCHEVRIRIICTSLCQSDVTFWKLKDFPGVFPRILGHEAIGVVESVGEDVDEVKEGDMVIPIFMSDCGDCADCRSKKSNLCSKLPFKVSPWMPRHETSRFTDLNGEVIYHFLSVSSFSQYTVVDIAHLTKIDPSIPPNRACLLSCGVSTGVGAAWRTANVEAGSTVAIFGLGSIGLAVAEGARLCGATRIIGVDMNPNKFEIGKTFGVTDFVRAGDPGSKSVSQVINEMTGGGADYCFECVGLASLVREAYSCCRKGWGKTIVLGVDKPGAELSLSSFDVLHSGKILTGCLFGGLKAKSDIPVLLKRYMDKELQLDEFVTHEIKFEDINKAFDLLAEGKCLRCVIWMDK, from the exons ATGGCCAGCCAGAAACTACCTACTGCCGGAAATCCGATTCGATGCAAAG CGGCGGTTTCTCGTAAGCCGGGAGAGCCACTGGTCTTGGAGGAGATATTGGTTGCTCCGCCATGTTGTCATGAAGTTCGAATTCGGATTATTTGCACGTCTCTCTGTCAAAGCGATGTTACATTCTGGAAACTGAAG GATTTTCCTGGTGTTTTCCCGAGAATTCTGGGCCACGAGGCTATAGG GGTTGTGGAGAGTGTAGGAGAGGATGTAGATGAGGTCAAGGAGGGCGATATGGTCATTCCCATATTCATGTCAGATTGTGGAGATTGTGCAGATTGCAGATCAAAGAAGAGCAACCTTTGTTCAAAACTGCCCTTCAAGGTTTCTCCTTGGATGCCAAGACATGAGACTAGTAGATTCACAGACCTAAATGGAGAGGTTATATACCATTTCCTCTCTGTGTCTAGCTTTAGTCAGTATACTGTGGTAGACATTGCTCATCTTACAAAGATCGATCCTTCAATCCCACCAAACAGAGCATGCCTCCTGAGCTGCGGAGTATCAACTG GTGTTGGTGCTGCATGGAGAACTGCTAATGTGGAGGCAGGATCAACTGTTGCCATATTTGGGCTGGGATCAATTGGTTTAGCC GTTGCAGAGGGTGCAAGATTATGCGGTGCTACTAGAATTATAGGTGTTGATATGAACCCCAACAAGTTTGAAATTG GGAAAACATTTGGAGTCACAGACTTCGTCAGAGCTGGAGATCCTGGCAGCAAATCTGTGAGCCAG GTGATAAATGAGATGACTGGTGGAGGGGCGGACTACTGCTTCGAATGTGTTGGCTTGGCATCCTTGGTTCGGGAGGCATATTCTTGCTGCCGAAAG GGTTGGGGAAAGACAATCGTCCTAGGGGTGGACAAGCCAGGGGCAGAGTTGAGTCTCAGCTCTTTTGACGTCCTTCATAGCGGGAAAATCCTCACAGGGTGCTTGTTTGGAGGTCTCAAAGCTAAATCTGATATTCCAGTTCTACTAAAACGCTATATGGACAAG GAATTGCAGTTGGATGAGTTTGTCACACATGAGATAAAGTTCGAAGACATCAACAAAGCTTTTGATTTGCTCGCTGAAGGAAAGTGTCTCCGATGCGTGATTTGGATGGACAAATGA